The following are encoded together in the Acetobacter vaccinii genome:
- a CDS encoding heme lyase CcmF/NrfE family subunit yields the protein MLSPELGHYALALACVLAAVQGILPLIGAHRRDVRLMGLAPGLACGQFIALVASFACLIHAAVTDDFSVQNVAANSAVSKPLLYKITGVWGNHEGSILLWALILGLCGAAVAAFGRSLPSALRARVIAVLGLVATGFELFCLTTSDPFARVWPAPLDGQGMNPLLQDPGLAFHPPILYTGYVGFAVPFAFAIAALMEGRVDAAWGRWVRPWAVAAWCFLTCGIAMGSWWSYYVLGWGGYWFWDPVENASLIPWLTGTALIHSAIVVEKREALKIWTVLLAIGTFSFSLSGTFLVRSGILNSVHAFANDPARGVFILGLLGLVIGGSFLLFAYRAPSLTAGGLFAPVSREGALVLNNILLCSLCAVVLTGTMYPPFMALLAGRTLSVGKPFFDATTIPLALPLFIFMGFGPMLPWKRAHLWPVLNKLWLATGLTGVAALIAARNLSGALPVLCAAAAVWIIAASVSDIAGRIALLRAPLLTSLARARALPRSIIGAAIAHAGVGITVLGLAAMSQAQHLIVEVPVGTTEHLAGYDWTLTDVREEPGPNYTALTATLEVRRGGAVIALLRPSKRSFNSQNQTTTDVAIHTNLLADLYGVLGDKHGTDANPTYVLRLHYNPLAPWMWLGALVMAFGGALSLSDRRVRIGAPQRARLSSTKTGAA from the coding sequence ATGCTGAGCCCTGAACTCGGACACTACGCCCTTGCCCTGGCCTGCGTGCTGGCTGCCGTGCAGGGTATCCTCCCCCTTATTGGTGCGCACCGGCGCGATGTGCGGCTGATGGGGCTGGCCCCTGGCCTGGCCTGTGGGCAGTTTATTGCCCTTGTGGCCTCCTTTGCCTGCCTGATCCATGCGGCTGTCACGGACGATTTTTCGGTCCAGAACGTGGCGGCCAACAGTGCTGTCTCCAAGCCGCTGCTGTATAAAATTACCGGCGTGTGGGGCAACCACGAAGGCTCCATTCTGCTCTGGGCGCTTATTCTTGGCCTGTGCGGTGCGGCTGTGGCGGCTTTTGGGCGGTCCCTGCCATCTGCCCTGCGGGCGCGGGTGATTGCCGTACTAGGGCTGGTGGCCACGGGGTTTGAGCTGTTCTGCCTGACAACATCAGACCCCTTTGCCCGCGTCTGGCCCGCCCCGCTGGATGGCCAGGGCATGAACCCCCTGTTGCAAGACCCCGGTCTGGCCTTCCACCCGCCTATTCTCTACACCGGCTATGTCGGCTTTGCCGTGCCGTTTGCCTTTGCCATCGCAGCCCTGATGGAAGGGCGTGTGGATGCCGCCTGGGGCCGCTGGGTACGCCCCTGGGCCGTGGCTGCCTGGTGCTTTCTGACATGCGGTATCGCCATGGGATCATGGTGGTCTTACTACGTGCTGGGCTGGGGCGGTTACTGGTTCTGGGACCCGGTGGAAAATGCCTCCCTCATCCCATGGCTGACAGGCACGGCACTGATCCATTCCGCCATTGTTGTGGAAAAACGCGAGGCACTGAAAATCTGGACCGTGCTGCTGGCCATTGGCACATTCTCCTTTTCGCTCTCTGGTACGTTTCTGGTCCGCTCAGGCATCCTCAACTCCGTGCATGCCTTTGCCAATGACCCCGCGCGGGGTGTGTTCATTCTGGGCCTGCTGGGACTGGTTATCGGTGGGTCGTTCCTGCTGTTTGCCTACCGCGCACCGTCGCTGACGGCGGGTGGTCTGTTTGCCCCCGTCTCGCGCGAGGGGGCTCTGGTGCTCAACAACATCCTGCTCTGCTCTCTCTGCGCTGTGGTGCTGACTGGCACGATGTACCCGCCGTTCATGGCGCTGCTGGCGGGACGCACGCTGTCCGTGGGCAAACCTTTCTTTGACGCCACGACCATCCCGCTGGCGCTGCCGCTATTCATTTTCATGGGGTTTGGCCCGATGCTGCCGTGGAAGCGGGCGCACCTGTGGCCGGTGCTGAACAAGCTCTGGCTGGCCACCGGGCTGACAGGTGTTGCCGCCCTGATTGCCGCACGGAACCTGTCTGGCGCGCTGCCGGTACTGTGTGCAGCAGCGGCTGTGTGGATTATCGCAGCAAGTGTGTCCGATATTGCAGGGCGGATTGCCCTGTTGCGTGCCCCCCTGCTGACAAGCCTTGCCCGCGCCCGCGCCCTGCCCCGCTCCATTATTGGCGCAGCCATAGCCCATGCCGGAGTTGGCATTACAGTGCTGGGGCTTGCCGCCATGTCGCAGGCACAGCACCTGATTGTCGAAGTGCCGGTTGGCACCACCGAACATCTGGCCGGGTATGACTGGACCCTGACAGATGTGCGGGAAGAACCCGGCCCCAACTACACTGCCCTGACTGCCACGCTGGAAGTCCGCCGTGGGGGGGCTGTCATCGCGCTGCTCCGCCCCTCCAAACGCAGCTTCAACAGCCAGAACCAGACCACCACCGACGTTGCTATCCACACCAATCTGCTGGCTGACCTTTATGGTGTGCTGGGTGACAAGCACGGAACAGATGCCAACCCAACCTACGTACTGCGGCTGCATTACAACCCGCTGGCCCCATGGATGTGGCTGGGGGCGTTGGTGATGGCATTTGGGGGCGCACTCTCCCTTTCCGACAGGCGTGTCCGTATAGGTGCTCCGCAACGGGCTCGGCTTTCCTCCACAAAGACAGGTGCGGCATGA
- a CDS encoding DsbE family thiol:disulfide interchange protein → MTTPPSPPTRRRLLMALPLVGVGAVGVGFWKMLSGMQNGAFNPHDINAPVLDRPVPDCTLPGLPPQDGFGTAELRALTAPVLVNFFASWCIPCLAEMPTLMTLKDRLPLWGIAYKDKPDNAAGFLRHSGNPFTRLGQDSAGRVGIDWGISGVPESFLVGPGGIIRWHSAAPLTEDTITSTILPLAQKLRTP, encoded by the coding sequence ATGACAACACCCCCCAGCCCCCCGACACGCCGCCGCCTGCTCATGGCCCTGCCTCTGGTCGGGGTGGGAGCCGTAGGCGTTGGGTTTTGGAAAATGCTCTCGGGCATGCAAAACGGTGCCTTTAACCCGCACGACATTAACGCCCCCGTGCTGGACCGCCCTGTGCCCGACTGTACCCTGCCCGGCCTGCCCCCGCAGGACGGCTTTGGCACGGCAGAGCTGCGGGCTCTAACTGCGCCCGTGCTGGTCAATTTTTTTGCATCTTGGTGCATCCCCTGCCTTGCGGAAATGCCCACGCTGATGACCCTTAAAGACAGGCTCCCCCTGTGGGGCATTGCCTATAAGGACAAGCCGGATAACGCGGCTGGCTTCCTGCGACATTCGGGCAACCCCTTTACCCGGCTCGGACAGGATAGTGCAGGCCGCGTGGGCATAGACTGGGGTATTTCTGGCGTGCCAGAGTCCTTTCTGGTCGGCCCCGGTGGCATTATCCGCTGGCATAGTGCCGCCCCCCTGACGGAAGACACCATAACCAGCACCATCCTGCCTCTGGCCCAGAAGCTGCGGACACCATGA
- a CDS encoding cytochrome c-type biogenesis protein has protein sequence MTPRRTLTALLAAMVLVLTPSFGLAVDDPAEMLPDPQAESRAEAIGAQLRCLVCQNESIEDSSAGLARDLRRVVREHVAKGESNQQIMDWMVSRYGAFIRLRPAFSLGTLLLWSMPALALLIGCAAAFVFYRRRATAPPPPPLTEDEKARLASLTKDGPA, from the coding sequence ATGACACCACGCCGCACACTAACAGCCCTGCTGGCAGCCATGGTCCTGGTCCTGACCCCAAGCTTTGGTCTGGCGGTGGATGACCCGGCGGAAATGCTACCCGACCCACAGGCGGAAAGCCGGGCCGAGGCCATAGGCGCACAGCTACGCTGTCTGGTCTGCCAGAACGAATCCATTGAGGACAGCAGTGCAGGACTAGCGCGTGACCTGCGCCGCGTTGTGCGCGAGCATGTCGCCAAAGGTGAAAGCAACCAGCAGATCATGGACTGGATGGTCAGCCGGTATGGTGCCTTCATCCGGCTACGCCCTGCTTTTTCCCTAGGCACGCTGCTGTTGTGGAGCATGCCCGCTCTGGCCTTGTTGATCGGGTGTGCTGCGGCCTTTGTGTTTTATCGCCGCCGGGCCACAGCCCCACCACCCCCGCCACTGACCGAGGATGAAAAAGCCCGCCTGGCCTCGCTGACAAAGGACGGACCCGCATGA
- the ccmI gene encoding c-type cytochrome biogenesis protein CcmI, whose amino-acid sequence MIWLSIAALSLLALAPAIWALLRRQHVLHDERTAALTLHEAQLGEVERDLTIGLIAPEEHAVARLEIQRRILAADMAPTGGSTASSTRLAWLGLTLTPIAATLLYLTNGYPTLPAQPLAPRLAAQQAQAGREDAIVAQLRQALTTLPDTDPNRRQGYLLLGQAEAARDHYEEAAQAWGHALALGFEPELAARTAEAMTRASHRVTPEALALFRKALDTAPKTVPWRDAAQARIAQGEHDQDNP is encoded by the coding sequence ATGATCTGGCTTTCCATCGCCGCACTCAGCCTTCTGGCGCTGGCACCAGCCATATGGGCGCTCCTTCGTCGCCAGCATGTCCTGCATGACGAACGCACAGCCGCGCTGACCCTGCACGAAGCCCAGTTGGGCGAGGTCGAGCGTGACCTGACAATCGGCCTGATTGCCCCCGAGGAACACGCCGTGGCCCGGCTGGAAATCCAGCGCCGTATTCTGGCCGCCGACATGGCCCCCACAGGCGGCAGCACGGCCAGTTCAACCCGTCTGGCGTGGCTGGGTCTGACCCTGACACCCATTGCAGCAACCCTGCTGTACCTGACCAATGGCTACCCCACCCTGCCTGCCCAGCCCCTTGCCCCGCGCCTTGCCGCACAACAGGCGCAGGCTGGCCGGGAAGATGCCATTGTCGCACAGCTCAGACAGGCTCTAACCACCCTACCAGACACCGACCCCAACCGCAGGCAGGGGTATCTGCTTTTAGGGCAGGCAGAAGCCGCGCGTGATCATTACGAGGAAGCCGCACAGGCCTGGGGCCATGCGCTGGCTCTTGGGTTTGAACCGGAACTGGCTGCCCGCACGGCAGAAGCCATGACACGGGCCAGCCACCGCGTAACGCCCGAAGCTCTGGCCCTGTTCCGTAAGGCGCTGGATACCGCCCCAAAGACCGTACCATGGCGCGATGCGGCACAGGCCCGCATTGCTCAGGGCGAGCACGATCAGGATAACCCCTGA
- a CDS encoding YidB family protein, giving the protein MSEFLNGLMGKVGSLLGVDVQALLQQQAQTLLQPQNIQSMLEKADQAGLGDKVRSWVGHSDNLPATPDEIRSILGSDVVHDLVSRTGLPADSVLTALAHFLPEAVNDKTPQGVVPTDEAHTG; this is encoded by the coding sequence ATGTCGGAATTTTTGAACGGTCTGATGGGCAAGGTAGGCAGCCTGCTGGGTGTGGATGTGCAGGCCCTGCTGCAACAGCAGGCACAGACCCTGCTTCAGCCGCAGAATATTCAGTCCATGCTGGAAAAAGCCGATCAGGCCGGGCTGGGCGACAAGGTGCGGTCCTGGGTTGGCCACAGCGACAACCTGCCCGCCACACCTGATGAAATCCGCTCCATACTGGGCAGCGATGTCGTGCATGATCTGGTGTCCCGCACCGGCCTGCCCGCCGACAGCGTGCTGACTGCGCTGGCCCATTTCCTGCCCGAAGCCGTCAACGACAAAACCCCGCAGGGCGTTGTCCCCACGGACGAGGCCCATACGGGCTGA
- a CDS encoding FUSC family protein has protein sequence MSALPFSLLARIGLFRNFRPLDRPGSQRVLPLAWLLSPSPSALRFAVCSTIAALLSLVIAMWMELDDPQWAPMTVWIVAQGSRGESLSKARWRLVGTMGGVVMSITVISAFNQQPWLFFPALALWMGGCCMLATLVRNFRSYSLVLAGYTTAIIATAAIPHPENIFMIAMSRATYIVLGIVCESTVAGLFAPNLAATARRNMRDKLRTALSGVSESVASLLSGDNEALVRSRAMFAPLLSINDQIEFSEVEMGPHGHEGDHARAALAAVSVLLSRGLGMAVRLHYVQTDQPVFRETAAKVSEFLTSLPKSLNSDIHVHELLRGLQLLRAECHQKIVDALTQEIGNAFDITADHDQIPAMLDGRILHNALDELLGELEQAIREYDASQHFIRGDHFRFRLQSHTDQREACYNGVRAMVAITASGLIWECTAWSDGLPFITFVAMVCGLFATRENPVVATTQFMVGGLWAAVVAFVLVFLILPTQADYEILVATLALPMIAGGLAARNAGTALHSAAYTLLLPNFVHPLNQGRVNEVAWFNSTIAILLGVFFAVLIFRAVLPFSSGAERWRMRRAILRDLRTLASADPVPLTQDWIARNIDRFSRLIRHAGPTPSPTIEGCLQGTLAAMTIGLNVIRLRTLLQRNQIPPGSRRALEIVMTRMSHFTGRYGHTAHAARVATSILRRQEASEPNIATRIELTRAITYLIVVSHELDANAVFLDASKPFKAT, from the coding sequence GTGTCTGCCCTCCCGTTTTCATTGCTTGCCCGGATCGGCTTATTCCGTAATTTCCGGCCGCTGGACCGACCCGGTAGCCAGCGGGTGCTGCCGCTCGCCTGGCTGCTGTCGCCCTCGCCTTCCGCCCTGCGCTTTGCCGTGTGCAGCACCATTGCCGCACTGCTCTCGCTCGTTATCGCCATGTGGATGGAACTGGACGACCCGCAATGGGCCCCCATGACTGTCTGGATCGTGGCCCAGGGCTCCCGCGGGGAGAGCCTGTCCAAAGCGCGCTGGCGTCTGGTGGGCACCATGGGCGGGGTGGTCATGTCCATTACCGTCATTTCAGCCTTTAACCAACAACCCTGGCTTTTCTTTCCGGCTCTGGCGCTGTGGATGGGCGGCTGCTGCATGCTGGCCACGCTGGTGCGTAACTTCCGCTCCTATTCGCTGGTTCTGGCTGGCTATACGACTGCCATTATCGCGACCGCAGCCATCCCCCACCCTGAAAACATCTTCATGATCGCCATGTCCCGCGCGACCTATATTGTGCTGGGCATTGTGTGCGAAAGCACCGTGGCAGGGCTGTTTGCCCCCAATCTGGCGGCAACGGCCCGCCGTAACATGCGCGACAAGCTGCGGACGGCACTTAGCGGGGTGTCCGAAAGTGTAGCCAGCCTGCTGTCGGGCGATAATGAAGCCCTTGTGCGCTCCCGCGCGATGTTTGCGCCGCTGTTGTCCATTAACGACCAGATCGAATTTTCTGAAGTGGAAATGGGCCCCCATGGGCACGAAGGCGACCATGCCCGTGCCGCACTGGCGGCCGTGTCGGTGCTGCTGTCACGTGGGTTGGGCATGGCGGTGCGGCTGCATTATGTCCAGACTGACCAGCCGGTCTTTCGCGAGACTGCGGCCAAGGTCAGTGAATTCCTCACCTCCCTGCCCAAGAGCCTGAACTCCGACATCCATGTGCATGAGCTGTTACGCGGCCTGCAACTGCTACGCGCTGAATGCCACCAGAAGATTGTGGATGCGCTGACGCAGGAAATCGGCAACGCTTTTGACATTACCGCCGACCACGACCAGATCCCCGCCATGCTGGACGGTCGTATCCTGCACAATGCGCTGGATGAACTGCTGGGTGAGCTGGAACAGGCCATCCGGGAATATGATGCCAGCCAGCATTTTATCCGGGGTGACCACTTCCGCTTCCGCCTGCAATCCCACACCGACCAGCGCGAAGCCTGCTACAATGGCGTGCGGGCCATGGTGGCCATTACTGCCAGCGGGTTGATATGGGAGTGCACGGCCTGGTCCGACGGCCTGCCGTTCATTACCTTTGTGGCCATGGTGTGCGGGCTGTTTGCCACGCGTGAAAACCCGGTTGTGGCCACGACACAGTTCATGGTCGGCGGGTTGTGGGCGGCTGTCGTTGCCTTCGTGCTGGTCTTCCTGATCCTGCCAACACAGGCGGATTACGAAATCCTTGTCGCCACCCTTGCCCTGCCCATGATTGCAGGAGGGCTTGCCGCGCGGAACGCAGGCACGGCCCTGCATTCCGCTGCCTATACGCTGCTGCTGCCCAACTTTGTACATCCGCTCAATCAGGGGCGCGTGAACGAGGTGGCATGGTTCAATTCAACCATTGCCATCCTGCTGGGTGTCTTTTTTGCTGTTCTGATCTTCCGCGCCGTGCTGCCCTTTAGCAGTGGGGCAGAGCGCTGGCGCATGCGCCGGGCTATCCTGCGTGACCTGCGCACGCTGGCCTCGGCCGACCCCGTGCCGCTGACACAGGACTGGATTGCCCGCAATATCGACCGCTTCTCGCGCCTGATCCGCCATGCTGGCCCCACGCCCTCACCCACGATCGAAGGCTGCCTGCAGGGCACGTTGGCCGCCATGACCATTGGCCTGAACGTTATCCGGCTCCGCACGCTGTTACAGCGCAACCAGATCCCGCCCGGCTCACGCAGAGCGCTGGAAATTGTCATGACACGCATGAGCCACTTTACCGGCCGCTATGGCCACACCGCCCATGCCGCACGGGTCGCCACGTCAATCCTGCGCCGTCAGGAAGCCAGCGAGCCCAACATAGCCACGCGTATTGAGCTCACCCGTGCCATTACCTACCTGATTGTGGTGTCTCACGAACTGGATGCCAATGCGGTGTTCCTTGACGCCTCCAAACCCTTCAAGGCGACCTGA
- a CDS encoding ion channel has protein sequence MKLSDQMEKDRQTSKPAVQGKAGPPDTSDSDDAWARLDLSAGEITRRFHARAMMERRDAGDFVRIGLKDKVWGDLYHHAVTARWSVFALSVILTYLTINVVFALLYAAGPAHFTGLGSNRLLSLFFFSVQTLSTVGYGGMMPSGVYANSIVSLEVFFGMMLTALVTGVVFARFARPRAQLEFSRNVLVTTEGAVSSLCVRVVNMRLNVILAMDVEVALSRLVVSEDGHLVRRFDQLGLVQSHVPELRFGFILEHIIKPDSLLHDVALSELERKDAELIVTVTGVDKALGQTVFASETYRFDQVRRNCRFVDMMSSRPDGRITVDYSRLHDVENVAS, from the coding sequence GTGAAACTGTCTGACCAGATGGAAAAGGACCGGCAGACCAGCAAGCCTGCGGTGCAAGGCAAGGCAGGTCCCCCCGACACCTCTGACTCGGATGATGCCTGGGCACGACTGGACCTGAGTGCGGGGGAAATTACCCGCCGCTTTCATGCCCGCGCCATGATGGAGCGGCGGGATGCGGGTGACTTTGTCCGTATCGGCCTGAAAGACAAGGTCTGGGGCGACCTGTACCACCATGCGGTGACTGCTCGCTGGTCGGTTTTTGCTCTGTCAGTTATTCTGACGTACCTGACCATCAATGTGGTTTTTGCGCTGCTTTATGCTGCCGGGCCTGCCCATTTTACGGGGCTGGGGTCTAACCGGCTGCTGTCCCTTTTCTTCTTCAGCGTGCAGACCCTGTCCACCGTCGGGTATGGCGGCATGATGCCATCTGGCGTTTACGCCAACAGCATTGTCTCGCTGGAAGTGTTTTTTGGCATGATGCTGACAGCCTTGGTGACGGGGGTTGTGTTTGCCCGTTTTGCCCGTCCGCGCGCGCAGCTCGAGTTCAGCAGGAATGTACTGGTGACAACGGAGGGGGCTGTGTCTTCCCTCTGTGTGCGTGTTGTCAATATGCGGCTTAATGTCATTCTGGCGATGGATGTTGAGGTCGCGCTCTCCCGGCTGGTTGTCAGCGAGGACGGCCACCTTGTCCGGCGGTTTGACCAGCTTGGTCTTGTGCAGTCGCATGTGCCGGAACTGCGTTTTGGGTTTATTCTCGAACACATCATCAAGCCCGACAGCCTCTTGCACGATGTTGCCCTGTCGGAGCTGGAACGCAAGGATGCGGAACTGATTGTGACTGTCACCGGGGTGGACAAGGCGCTGGGGCAGACAGTCTTTGCCAGTGAGACCTACAGGTTTGACCAGGTGCGGCGTAACTGCCGGTTTGTGGATATGATGTCCTCTCGCCCGGATGGCCGCATTACGGTCGATTATAGCCGCCTGCATGATGTGGAGAATGTCGCATCATAG
- a CDS encoding MlaD family protein, producing the protein MFQLRLKQKVKPLISLRYADEWVGFLVLLSIGIFVGSVVEAGVLRDWLTPPARLRVVLPPSGVGGLTVGGDVQLMGAHAGSISSIKLNPSGKMYAMVDLDPQAKPFIRRDSTALIRRQLIVTGAAYLDLSRGHGEAMDWSYAVIPATPAPNPADQITATLNSIQAEIMPALASARHMMAELDSTITDMHAGKGSVGQLMTNDQLIKQAETVMASLDAVITRLKPIEGQVAGILKKTDATMGNLKSVSGDLKGSTPHLPAIASNVEASTADLPALLAQAQTTLYGLEKLTDQLRGMWLLGGQKVTRHHRLAPSEVRP; encoded by the coding sequence ATGTTCCAGCTCCGCTTGAAACAGAAGGTTAAACCCCTCATTTCCCTGCGCTATGCAGATGAATGGGTGGGTTTTCTGGTCCTTCTCAGCATAGGCATTTTCGTAGGTTCGGTTGTGGAGGCCGGTGTCCTGCGCGACTGGCTGACACCCCCCGCCCGCCTGCGCGTTGTGCTGCCACCCTCTGGCGTTGGCGGGCTGACAGTGGGGGGGGATGTGCAGTTGATGGGGGCGCATGCGGGCAGCATTAGCTCCATCAAGCTCAACCCCTCTGGCAAGATGTACGCCATGGTGGACCTGGACCCACAGGCCAAGCCCTTTATCCGGCGTGACAGCACAGCCCTGATCCGGCGGCAGTTGATTGTGACCGGTGCTGCGTATCTTGACCTCAGCCGTGGGCATGGGGAGGCTATGGACTGGAGCTATGCGGTTATTCCCGCAACACCGGCCCCCAACCCTGCGGACCAGATTACCGCAACGCTGAATAGTATTCAGGCCGAGATCATGCCTGCACTGGCTAGTGCACGGCATATGATGGCCGAGCTGGACAGCACCATTACCGACATGCATGCAGGCAAGGGCAGTGTGGGCCAGCTTATGACCAACGACCAGTTGATCAAGCAGGCGGAGACGGTCATGGCCTCCCTCGACGCCGTGATTACGCGCCTCAAACCCATCGAAGGGCAGGTTGCGGGTATTCTCAAGAAAACTGATGCCACGATGGGCAATCTCAAGTCTGTCTCGGGTGATCTTAAAGGCAGCACGCCCCATCTGCCTGCTATTGCCAGCAATGTGGAGGCCAGCACGGCAGACCTGCCAGCCCTGCTCGCGCAGGCGCAGACAACACTCTATGGGCTGGAAAAACTGACCGACCAGTTGCGGGGCATGTGGCTGCTGGGTGGGCAGAAGGTCACACGGCACCATCGCCTGGCCCCGTCCGAGGTGCGGCCATGA